A section of the Oscillospiraceae bacterium genome encodes:
- a CDS encoding DUF1016 N-terminal domain-containing protein codes for MHSQKRVQHNFDAERGRREIVSRAATQLSWSHFVEILPLKSQEAKIYYLEEAARGYLGRDEFREFISRKAFERKEIADTQISATSPIPAGAFREP; via the coding sequence ATGCACTCACAAAAACGCGTCCAGCACAATTTTGACGCCGAGCGCGGACGGCGTGAAATTGTGTCGCGAGCCGCGACACAATTGAGCTGGTCTCATTTTGTTGAAATTTTGCCGCTTAAATCGCAGGAAGCGAAGATATATTATCTGGAAGAAGCGGCACGGGGATATCTCGGCAGGGATGAGTTCCGCGAATTTATTTCCCGCAAAGCATTTGAGCGAAAAGAAATCGCGGACACGCAAATCAGCGCCACGTCGCCCATTCCGGCAGGAGCGTTCCGAGAG